One Sinorhizobium mexicanum genomic region harbors:
- the ndk gene encoding nucleoside-diphosphate kinase — translation MAIERTFSMIKPDATKRNLTGAITKMLEDAGLRVVASKRVWMSRREAEGFYAVHKERPFFGELVEFMSSGPTIVQVLEGENAIAKNREVMGATNPANAAEGTIRKVHALSIGENSVHGSDAPETAAEEIAYWFSGTEIVG, via the coding sequence ATGGCGATTGAACGTACTTTTTCGATGATCAAGCCGGACGCAACGAAGCGCAACCTGACCGGCGCCATCACCAAGATGCTGGAAGACGCCGGGCTGCGCGTCGTCGCGTCGAAGCGCGTCTGGATGAGCCGCCGCGAAGCTGAAGGCTTCTACGCCGTACACAAGGAACGCCCGTTCTTCGGCGAACTGGTCGAGTTCATGTCCTCCGGCCCGACCATTGTTCAGGTCCTCGAAGGCGAGAACGCCATTGCCAAGAATCGCGAAGTCATGGGCGCCACCAATCCGGCAAACGCTGCCGAAGGCACCATCCGTAAGGTCCATGCCCTGTCGATCGGCGAAAACTCGGTCCACGGTTCGGATGCTCCGGAAACGGCCGCTGAGGAAATCGCCTACTGGTTCTCCGGCACCGAGATCGTCGGCTGA
- a CDS encoding GGDEF domain-containing protein gives MTQHPPTPRGRSQARNAAIIQKLAHSMMRLGVAALPRNYELIYEALSGQMPQLSRDLAALGPEPTQEALDELGIKHKIIGHSAVAADRARAEAKQALGELATMLGDTLARKHAFNGQLKRFAARLASDPVTTMSEFADEAAQLRDAAGLLMNEETTLRAAIEMHSQRLGELEGDLDESRMALTRDRLTGLPNQAALSKRLAAVFDQPSGQSVALVVATVEGLRDLGEQHGGALAQKVLSDLATIFRKTIKKNDFVARVGPQEFAFVCNDVTAENAEAIARRVHQSVAELAITPPGRAFTSETLSLSAGIALAAAATSAAELLGRAELALTTARAHGGIRVYSSDIERTSGKAYVPDAA, from the coding sequence ATGACCCAGCATCCTCCAACGCCGCGCGGCCGATCGCAGGCACGAAATGCCGCGATCATCCAAAAACTGGCGCATTCGATGATGCGGTTAGGCGTCGCTGCCCTCCCCCGCAATTATGAGCTGATTTATGAAGCGCTTTCCGGTCAGATGCCGCAATTGTCGCGCGATCTCGCCGCCCTTGGCCCGGAGCCGACACAGGAAGCGCTGGACGAGCTTGGCATCAAGCACAAGATCATCGGCCATAGCGCGGTGGCGGCGGACCGCGCACGCGCGGAGGCGAAGCAGGCACTCGGCGAGCTAGCGACGATGCTCGGCGACACGTTGGCGCGAAAGCATGCCTTCAACGGTCAGCTGAAGCGGTTCGCGGCTCGACTCGCCTCCGATCCGGTCACGACCATGTCTGAATTCGCCGATGAAGCGGCACAGTTGCGCGACGCGGCAGGGCTGCTGATGAATGAAGAAACCACGCTTCGCGCAGCGATAGAGATGCATTCTCAGCGTTTAGGCGAGTTGGAAGGCGATCTCGACGAAAGCCGCATGGCCCTGACCCGGGATCGGTTGACCGGCCTGCCGAACCAGGCGGCCCTTTCGAAAAGGCTTGCGGCCGTGTTCGATCAGCCATCCGGTCAATCCGTGGCGCTTGTCGTGGCAACGGTTGAAGGATTGCGAGACCTTGGCGAACAACATGGCGGCGCGCTGGCGCAGAAGGTACTGAGCGATCTCGCCACAATCTTCCGCAAGACGATCAAGAAGAATGACTTCGTTGCGCGGGTCGGGCCACAGGAGTTCGCTTTCGTCTGCAACGACGTCACTGCGGAAAACGCCGAGGCCATTGCGCGGCGCGTCCATCAAAGTGTCGCAGAGCTGGCAATCACACCGCCCGGCCGTGCTTTCACAAGCGAAACACTCTCCCTTTCCGCCGGGATTGCGCTGGCCGCGGCAGCAACAAGCGCGGCTGAGCTGCTGGGCCGGGCCGAACTTGCATTGACCACGGCGCGGGCGCATGGCGGCATTCGGGTCTATTCGTCAGACATCGAAAGGACGAGCGGCAAGGCCTATGTACCGGATGCCGCCTGA
- a CDS encoding non-ribosomal peptide synthetase, producing MSAGDLSKFPFFAANLAAREDRPALLLPGRRTVGYRELAERVDRQASHWRGERGLVMLEADLSEHAIIAYLAALKAGHAIAIQGPGAPDREFLEPEFCYRRCDGRWRTERLAGSKSQLHPDLAVLLSTSGSTGHGKCVRLSAANIQSNARSIADYLGLAASDRSCLILPFHYSYGLSVLNAHLSVGASLYVPGLSILDDGFLDGLVESGSTNLSGVPYSYELLEKVGFREREFPDLRFMTVAGGRLAPERVRLYNEHLTARGASLFVMYGQTEATARMAYVPPDRLRGREDRIGIAIPGGSLSIENDERQLVTGTDMPGELVYRGPNVMMGYASTRGDLARGSELSELCTGDLATRDAEGFFRIVGRTKRISKIAGLRIAHDSLEVMLERRGVTAAVVGDDSCIHAFYVGPYDRDDIRGMLAAASGLTLLQVKASRVDALPRLASGKIDYEALRKATKNIGSVAHEDGIEALFNQVFCPKRVRSDDSFLSLGGDSLRFVQLSIGLEKLLGDVPEAWEGMSVAELAAMGRRETKSRRIGTDLLIRALAILLVVLHHETLWPIPGGSAAMVILAGFGLARFQRGVLLSGAVLRLLRPLTQILVPYYLIIAAYALAWGKVPWASVFLVGNFGFADPERHSMVPYLYWFIEAYCQMLLVFVALFAVPSVRRAAASRPLALGMSLLAAALLARLALPLVVEMGNRQIFTLPWIFYLAVIGWCAALATTPLERGMLMLAGTAIFLFFGLYEGVWIGTKIKYLLQIAVLAALLFLPQVRMPQWGVRLVLPISAAGFHIYILHRFAPEFLLQPVQPLVSPTVYSLCSIAGGIALGMVVWSGQRRLIKLWAQLTDGGSLGDWQNRLAGQLPSVRPFLAIGPQEENQVQRQ from the coding sequence TTGAGCGCAGGTGATTTGTCGAAATTCCCCTTTTTCGCTGCGAACCTGGCTGCGCGGGAAGACCGGCCGGCGTTGCTGCTGCCTGGAAGGCGGACCGTGGGCTATCGCGAACTGGCCGAGCGCGTCGATCGCCAAGCATCGCATTGGCGCGGTGAGCGCGGGCTGGTGATGCTGGAGGCTGATCTCTCGGAACACGCCATCATCGCCTACCTCGCGGCACTCAAAGCCGGACATGCGATTGCCATCCAGGGCCCCGGTGCTCCGGATCGAGAATTTCTGGAGCCTGAGTTTTGCTATCGCCGCTGTGACGGCCGATGGCGGACGGAACGCCTGGCGGGAAGCAAGTCGCAGCTTCATCCGGATCTTGCGGTCCTGCTCTCGACTTCCGGCAGCACCGGGCACGGCAAATGCGTGAGGCTTTCTGCCGCCAACATTCAATCAAATGCGCGTTCGATCGCCGATTATCTCGGCCTCGCCGCATCGGATCGAAGCTGCCTTATCCTGCCGTTCCACTATTCCTACGGCCTTTCCGTGCTGAACGCCCACTTGTCAGTCGGCGCAAGCCTATACGTTCCGGGCCTCTCCATCCTGGACGACGGTTTCCTCGATGGACTTGTCGAAAGCGGCAGCACCAATCTTTCAGGCGTCCCCTATTCTTACGAACTTCTGGAAAAAGTGGGCTTCCGGGAGCGGGAATTTCCTGACCTGCGCTTCATGACCGTCGCCGGAGGACGCTTGGCGCCCGAGCGGGTCCGTCTCTACAACGAACACCTCACCGCGCGTGGCGCTTCGTTGTTCGTGATGTACGGCCAGACGGAAGCGACTGCCCGCATGGCCTATGTTCCCCCCGACCGCCTGAGGGGCCGGGAAGACCGGATCGGCATCGCCATACCCGGCGGGAGCCTGAGCATCGAGAATGACGAACGCCAACTGGTCACCGGCACGGATATGCCCGGCGAACTCGTCTATCGGGGGCCGAACGTGATGATGGGCTATGCTTCTACGCGTGGCGATCTCGCGCGCGGAAGCGAGCTTTCCGAATTGTGCACCGGCGATCTGGCGACGAGGGACGCCGAAGGCTTCTTCCGCATCGTTGGTCGGACGAAGCGCATATCGAAGATCGCCGGCCTGCGGATCGCCCACGATAGTCTGGAAGTAATGCTCGAGCGTCGGGGCGTTACGGCCGCCGTCGTCGGGGACGATAGCTGCATACATGCCTTCTATGTCGGCCCGTACGATCGCGACGATATCCGCGGCATGCTGGCTGCCGCGAGTGGGTTGACGCTTTTGCAGGTGAAGGCTTCGCGCGTCGATGCGCTGCCGCGGCTTGCCTCCGGCAAGATCGATTACGAGGCTCTCCGCAAGGCGACGAAAAATATCGGCTCCGTCGCGCACGAGGACGGTATCGAGGCGCTTTTCAACCAGGTCTTCTGCCCGAAAAGGGTGCGGTCCGACGACAGCTTCCTGTCGCTTGGCGGTGACTCGCTGCGTTTCGTCCAGCTTTCGATCGGCCTGGAGAAGCTTCTTGGCGATGTACCCGAGGCCTGGGAAGGGATGTCGGTCGCCGAACTCGCGGCGATGGGACGGCGCGAAACCAAAAGCAGGCGGATCGGCACGGACCTGCTCATCCGGGCATTGGCGATCCTGCTCGTCGTCCTCCATCACGAGACCCTGTGGCCCATCCCCGGCGGATCTGCGGCGATGGTCATCCTAGCGGGCTTCGGCCTCGCGCGGTTCCAGCGTGGCGTGTTGCTGTCTGGCGCTGTCTTGCGGCTGTTGCGGCCGCTTACGCAGATTCTCGTTCCGTACTATCTGATCATCGCAGCCTACGCCCTTGCCTGGGGAAAGGTGCCCTGGGCGTCGGTGTTCCTCGTTGGCAATTTCGGTTTTGCCGATCCCGAACGCCACAGCATGGTTCCTTACCTCTACTGGTTCATCGAGGCGTATTGCCAGATGCTCCTCGTGTTCGTGGCGTTGTTCGCGGTGCCGTCGGTGCGGCGCGCGGCTGCCTCGAGACCCTTGGCGCTTGGAATGTCGTTGCTCGCGGCAGCTCTTCTTGCCCGCCTGGCATTGCCGCTGGTCGTCGAGATGGGCAACCGTCAGATTTTCACGCTGCCGTGGATTTTCTATCTGGCGGTCATCGGCTGGTGCGCTGCGCTTGCCACAACTCCGCTTGAGCGCGGCATGCTGATGCTGGCCGGAACGGCCATCTTCCTGTTCTTCGGGCTCTATGAAGGCGTGTGGATCGGGACGAAGATCAAGTATCTGTTGCAGATCGCGGTCCTGGCCGCCCTGCTGTTCCTTCCGCAAGTCAGGATGCCGCAATGGGGAGTGAGGCTTGTCCTGCCCATCTCGGCTGCCGGCTTTCATATCTATATTCTGCATCGTTTCGCGCCGGAATTCCTGCTGCAGCCGGTGCAGCCGTTGGTGTCGCCGACCGTCTATTCGCTGTGCTCCATAGCCGGCGGAATAGCGCTGGGAATGGTGGTCTGGTCCGGCCAACGCCGCCTCATCAAGCTGTGGGCGCAGCTCACGGACGGCGGCAGTCTGGGCGATTGGCAGAACCGGCTCGCCGGGCAGCTTCCCTCAGTCCGCCCATTTCTCGCCATCGGTCCGCAGGAAGAAAACCAGGTCCAGCGTCAATGA
- a CDS encoding lipoprotein encodes MNRIIISALLAAAVLAGCQRETGPDPLKLTGKMFVFNYRLAYAAYMITLNKSEPVPDGSVVVARFENPAGGEALTLERKLFPKLDKVVLESPEISCVKKERPYTVTIEVKGPDGAMLQKLETTVTSDVDQDVLPAKPLVEGPAYDKNPEVFVGGRAPERFETAACPT; translated from the coding sequence ATGAACCGCATCATCATATCCGCTCTCCTTGCCGCGGCGGTGCTTGCCGGCTGCCAGCGCGAAACCGGTCCGGACCCCCTGAAGTTGACCGGCAAGATGTTCGTCTTCAACTATCGGCTCGCCTATGCCGCCTACATGATCACGCTAAATAAGTCAGAGCCGGTGCCGGACGGCAGCGTCGTCGTGGCCCGTTTCGAAAACCCGGCCGGCGGTGAGGCATTGACGCTCGAACGAAAACTCTTTCCCAAGCTCGACAAGGTGGTGCTGGAGAGTCCGGAGATAAGCTGTGTGAAGAAGGAGAGGCCCTACACGGTGACGATCGAGGTCAAGGGCCCGGACGGCGCGATGCTGCAGAAACTGGAGACGACGGTGACTTCCGACGTCGATCAGGATGTCCTTCCGGCAAAGCCCCTCGTCGAGGGTCCGGCCTATGACAAGAACCCGGAAGTCTTCGTGGGCGGCCGGGCGCCGGAGCGCTTCGAGACGGCGGCCTGCCCAACGTAA
- a CDS encoding DinB family protein: protein MLDHYPMFADYNRWANRRLYAAATELSDAEFRQNKGAFFGSLHGTLNHLLAADRIWMKRFTKEGEAPSTLDAILHDDLASLTAAREAEDERIIAWMDSLDETRLAATVTYSRLSVPGEITQRLGPTLSHVFNHQTHHRGQAHATLTALGRPSLTLDLVFFLRTDGEKWAD from the coding sequence ATGCTCGACCACTATCCCATGTTCGCCGACTACAACCGTTGGGCCAACCGGCGGCTCTACGCCGCGGCAACTGAGCTTTCGGATGCGGAGTTTCGCCAGAACAAGGGGGCGTTCTTCGGCTCGCTCCATGGGACGCTCAACCATCTGCTGGCGGCAGATCGGATCTGGATGAAGCGGTTCACCAAGGAGGGCGAAGCTCCCTCGACGCTCGATGCGATCCTCCACGACGACCTCGCCAGCTTGACGGCGGCGCGCGAGGCGGAAGACGAGCGCATCATCGCCTGGATGGATAGCCTCGACGAAACCCGTCTGGCGGCAACCGTCACCTATTCACGGCTGAGCGTGCCGGGCGAAATCACGCAGAGGCTCGGCCCCACGCTCTCCCACGTCTTCAACCACCAGACGCATCACCGTGGCCAAGCGCACGCGACCCTGACGGCGCTTGGGCGCCCATCATTGACGCTGGACCTGGTTTTCTTCCTGCGGACCGATGGCGAGAAATGGGCGGACTGA
- a CDS encoding CGNR zinc finger domain-containing protein, giving the protein MSFTWTAHRFSGGALALDVANSVVLRFDPDRRVDRFADPAAMDSFAEAASLYSAERERFGMLVPARPENRKSLIGLREATDRHFRAQVEAEDRPDLLADLLETIAAVLRQRAGNSQGTALDVATAHSALSLIANPEPDRLKICPNCCWLFLDRSRNRSRTWCDMAVCGNRTKARRHYRRNRQGVQP; this is encoded by the coding sequence ATGAGTTTCACTTGGACCGCACACAGATTCTCGGGCGGCGCGCTGGCGCTGGATGTCGCCAATTCCGTGGTTCTGCGCTTCGATCCCGACCGTCGGGTCGATCGCTTCGCGGATCCCGCGGCGATGGACTCCTTTGCCGAGGCAGCAAGTCTCTACAGCGCCGAAAGAGAGCGTTTCGGCATGCTTGTTCCGGCGCGGCCCGAGAACCGGAAATCACTGATTGGATTGCGCGAGGCGACGGACCGACATTTTCGGGCGCAAGTCGAGGCCGAGGACCGGCCCGATCTGCTGGCAGACCTGCTCGAGACGATTGCCGCCGTCTTGCGTCAGCGGGCGGGCAACAGCCAAGGCACGGCGCTCGATGTGGCGACCGCGCATTCGGCACTCAGCCTTATTGCCAACCCCGAGCCGGACCGCCTGAAAATATGCCCTAACTGCTGCTGGCTGTTTCTCGACCGTAGCCGCAACAGGAGCCGCACCTGGTGCGACATGGCGGTCTGCGGCAACCGCACGAAAGCAAGACGCCATTATCGCCGCAACAGGCAGGGAGTTCAGCCATGA
- the moaD gene encoding molybdopterin converting factor subunit 1 codes for MSKINLVYFSWVRERIGKGEETLELPANVVTVADLLAHLKTLGEQYETALEHQNVIRAAINQEHVDHDEPIAGAREIALFPPMTGG; via the coding sequence ATGAGCAAGATCAACCTCGTCTATTTCTCCTGGGTTCGCGAGCGTATCGGCAAGGGTGAGGAAACGCTGGAGCTTCCCGCGAATGTCGTGACGGTCGCCGATCTGCTTGCGCATCTGAAAACACTCGGCGAGCAATACGAGACGGCGCTCGAACACCAGAACGTCATTCGCGCGGCGATCAACCAGGAGCATGTCGATCACGACGAGCCAATCGCCGGCGCGCGCGAGATTGCCCTCTTTCCGCCGATGACGGGCGGCTGA
- a CDS encoding branched-chain amino acid ABC transporter permease — translation MAYFLQQIANAVPVAALYAALAFGYAIAFAVTRRADLTYGALFAFAGQMFVLFADFGWNRLWLVLPAALGVGAAAALTFGLGAGLVAGRYVMRPLAFSSANAVVVASLGSLLVLMETARLASDTRSLWLPPFLNQVIVFWPNPDFPVALTAVQIINTALMVALVAAGHWFLAHSYVGRYWRAVSEDREAAALCGIDPGTVYILAYGAASLIAAFCGILAASYYGNMDFGTGLTFGVKVLFIAAIGGQTAPLFAALGAAGVGLLETLWSAYGPILWRDFAIFGFLVIVLVVTRREKAIP, via the coding sequence ATGGCCTATTTTCTTCAGCAGATCGCCAACGCCGTGCCCGTAGCAGCCCTCTACGCGGCGCTGGCCTTCGGTTACGCGATTGCCTTTGCGGTGACGCGCAGGGCAGACCTCACCTATGGCGCGCTCTTTGCCTTCGCCGGTCAGATGTTCGTGCTCTTCGCGGATTTCGGCTGGAACCGGCTGTGGCTGGTCCTGCCGGCGGCGCTTGGCGTCGGGGCGGCGGCGGCACTGACATTCGGACTTGGCGCCGGTCTCGTCGCAGGGCGCTATGTCATGCGGCCGCTAGCGTTTTCCTCGGCCAATGCCGTCGTGGTCGCGTCGCTAGGCAGTCTGCTCGTGCTCATGGAAACGGCACGGCTCGCGTCGGACACGCGGAGCCTGTGGCTGCCGCCCTTTCTGAACCAGGTCATCGTGTTCTGGCCGAACCCCGACTTTCCGGTGGCACTGACCGCCGTCCAGATCATTAACACCGCGCTGATGGTGGCACTGGTTGCGGCCGGCCATTGGTTTCTCGCCCACTCCTATGTCGGGCGCTACTGGCGCGCCGTGTCGGAAGATCGCGAGGCGGCCGCGCTTTGCGGCATCGATCCAGGAACTGTGTATATCTTGGCCTACGGCGCGGCGTCGCTGATCGCGGCCTTCTGCGGAATTCTCGCTGCGTCCTATTATGGCAATATGGATTTCGGCACCGGCTTGACCTTCGGCGTCAAGGTGCTGTTCATTGCCGCGATCGGGGGGCAGACAGCGCCGCTGTTCGCCGCTCTCGGCGCGGCGGGCGTCGGCCTGCTCGAGACACTATGGAGCGCTTACGGCCCGATCCTTTGGCGGGATTTCGCGATCTTCGGCTTTCTGGTGATCGTGCTCGTGGTGACGCGCCGGGAAAAGGCCATTCCCTGA
- the pgsA gene encoding CDP-diacylglycerol--glycerol-3-phosphate 3-phosphatidyltransferase: MPTPIAYSVPNLLTYFRILIVPLIVFCFFIEGRLHSSDFARWTALVLFITASITDFFDGYLARIWKQTSNIGRMLDPIADKLLVASILLLVAADGTIAGWSIWAAIIILCREILVSGLREYLAALKVSVPVTRIAKWKTTIQMVAIAFLLAGPAGDKIVPYTTEAGIVLLWIAAAITLYTGYDYFRAGLKHVVNE, encoded by the coding sequence ATGCCAACGCCCATCGCCTATAGCGTCCCGAATCTGCTGACCTATTTCCGTATCCTGATCGTGCCGCTGATCGTTTTCTGCTTCTTCATCGAGGGCCGCCTCCACAGCTCGGATTTCGCACGCTGGACCGCGCTCGTCCTGTTCATTACGGCTTCGATCACAGACTTTTTCGACGGCTACCTGGCCCGTATCTGGAAGCAGACGTCGAATATCGGCCGGATGCTCGATCCGATCGCCGACAAACTGCTTGTTGCTTCGATCCTGCTCCTCGTCGCCGCCGACGGCACGATTGCCGGCTGGTCGATCTGGGCCGCGATCATCATTCTCTGCCGCGAGATTCTCGTGTCCGGCCTGCGCGAATATCTTGCTGCGCTCAAGGTCAGTGTGCCGGTGACGCGTATCGCCAAGTGGAAAACGACCATCCAGATGGTGGCGATCGCCTTCCTGCTGGCCGGGCCGGCCGGTGACAAGATCGTTCCCTACACCACCGAAGCCGGTATCGTGCTTCTGTGGATCGCGGCTGCAATCACGCTCTATACCGGCTATGATTATTTCCGCGCCGGTTTGAAACACGTGGTCAATGAATGA
- a CDS encoding ABC-F family ATP-binding cassette domain-containing protein, protein MIQIAGLSARIAGRLLIESASVTLPAGTKAGLVGRNGAGKSTLFRVITGELSAEAGSVSLPKNARIGQVAQEAPGTEEPLIEIVLKADKERTALIAEAETATDPHRIADIQTRLADIGAHSAEARAASILSGLGFDHEAQRRPASSFSGGWRMRVALAAVLFSEPDLLLLDEPTNYLDLEGTLWLEDYIRRYPHTVIIISHDRDLLNTAVNAIVHLDQKKLTFYRGSYDQFERQKAEADELQMKAKAKNDAARKHLQSFIDRFKAKASKARQAQSRVKALERMGTVAAVIEEHVQGFSFPDPEKQVASPIIAIQGGAVGYEPGSPILKRLNLRIDADDRIALLGSNGNGKSTFAKFISGRLKAEAGDVRVAPGLKIGFFAQHQLDDLVPTQSAVEHVRRRMADAPEAKVRSRVAQMGLATEKMDTAAKDLSGGEKARLLMGLAAFDAPNLLILDEPTNHLDIDSRNALITALNDYSGAVILISHDRHLMEATADRLWLVRDGTVAGYDGDLEDYRSLIVGGPKPRDDKLKINGSDEALSKADQRKANADKRASLAPLRKKINEIESLTGKLEKLIQALDAELADPGLYEKAPAKAAQKAKERSEAAAKLAEAEEQWLELSTEYEEAMIS, encoded by the coding sequence ATGATCCAGATCGCCGGTCTCTCCGCCCGCATTGCGGGCCGTCTTCTCATCGAAAGTGCTTCCGTGACGCTACCGGCGGGCACGAAGGCAGGGCTCGTCGGACGCAACGGGGCGGGTAAGTCGACGCTCTTCCGGGTGATAACCGGCGAGCTTTCGGCGGAAGCCGGAAGTGTGTCGTTGCCGAAAAATGCGCGCATCGGCCAGGTTGCGCAGGAAGCGCCCGGGACCGAGGAGCCGCTGATCGAGATCGTGCTCAAGGCCGACAAGGAACGCACGGCGCTCATCGCCGAGGCGGAGACCGCGACCGATCCGCACCGGATCGCCGACATCCAGACGCGGCTTGCCGACATCGGTGCCCACTCCGCGGAAGCACGCGCCGCGAGCATTCTTTCTGGTCTCGGCTTCGACCATGAGGCGCAGCGGCGTCCGGCCTCGTCCTTTTCCGGCGGCTGGCGCATGCGCGTGGCGCTGGCGGCCGTTCTCTTCTCCGAACCCGACCTGCTTCTTCTCGACGAACCGACCAACTACCTCGACCTCGAAGGCACGTTGTGGCTTGAGGACTATATCCGCCGCTACCCGCATACGGTCATCATCATCAGCCACGATCGTGATCTCCTGAATACCGCCGTCAACGCAATCGTTCATCTCGACCAGAAAAAGCTCACCTTCTATCGCGGCTCCTATGACCAGTTCGAGCGGCAGAAGGCGGAAGCCGACGAATTGCAGATGAAGGCGAAGGCCAAGAACGATGCAGCGCGCAAGCATCTGCAGAGTTTCATCGACCGCTTCAAGGCAAAGGCGTCGAAGGCCCGCCAGGCGCAGAGCCGCGTCAAGGCGCTGGAGCGCATGGGCACCGTGGCGGCCGTGATCGAGGAACACGTCCAGGGCTTTTCCTTTCCCGATCCTGAGAAACAGGTGGCTTCTCCGATTATCGCCATCCAGGGCGGTGCGGTCGGCTACGAACCGGGCAGCCCAATCCTCAAGCGCCTCAATCTCCGCATCGACGCGGACGATCGCATCGCCTTGCTCGGCTCGAACGGCAACGGCAAGTCGACCTTCGCGAAGTTCATCTCCGGCCGGCTCAAGGCGGAGGCCGGTGATGTCCGGGTCGCTCCAGGGCTGAAGATCGGCTTCTTTGCCCAGCACCAGCTTGACGATCTGGTGCCGACGCAAAGCGCGGTGGAGCATGTCCGCCGCCGCATGGCAGATGCGCCGGAAGCAAAGGTTCGCTCGCGCGTCGCACAAATGGGGCTTGCGACAGAAAAAATGGACACGGCGGCGAAAGATCTTTCCGGCGGCGAAAAGGCGCGGCTTCTGATGGGGCTTGCCGCCTTCGACGCGCCGAACCTGCTGATCCTCGACGAGCCGACCAACCATCTCGACATCGACAGCCGCAACGCACTGATCACGGCGCTCAACGACTATTCCGGTGCGGTCATCCTCATCTCGCACGACCGGCATCTGATGGAGGCCACTGCCGACCGGCTGTGGCTCGTGCGTGATGGAACCGTGGCCGGTTACGACGGCGATCTCGAAGACTACCGCAGCCTGATCGTCGGCGGCCCCAAGCCCCGGGACGACAAGCTGAAGATCAATGGATCGGACGAGGCTCTGTCGAAAGCGGATCAGCGCAAGGCCAATGCTGACAAGCGCGCGTCGCTGGCGCCGCTCAGGAAAAAGATCAACGAGATCGAATCGTTGACCGGGAAACTGGAGAAACTGATTCAAGCACTTGATGCCGAGCTTGCAGACCCTGGCCTTTATGAAAAAGCGCCGGCAAAGGCTGCGCAGAAGGCCAAGGAGCGCTCGGAGGCCGCTG
- a CDS encoding molybdenum cofactor biosynthesis protein MoaE has product MNGAVTVRVQRGDFDVAAEIFALSRGRSDIGAVVTFSGLCRDEAGALSALELEHYPGMAEAEIERICREAVKRFGLQAAVAIHRFGKIMPGENIVLVVTASSHRQAAFDGAGFIMDFLKTSAPFWKKEHHADGSAGGWVSAKDADDTARDRWSQKN; this is encoded by the coding sequence ATGAACGGCGCCGTCACGGTGCGCGTCCAGCGCGGCGACTTCGACGTCGCCGCCGAAATCTTCGCGCTTTCTCGCGGTCGTTCAGACATCGGCGCAGTGGTGACATTCTCGGGGCTTTGCCGCGACGAGGCGGGCGCACTCAGTGCGCTCGAACTGGAGCATTATCCCGGTATGGCGGAGGCCGAGATCGAGCGCATCTGCCGTGAGGCGGTCAAACGCTTCGGCCTGCAGGCGGCGGTGGCAATTCATCGCTTCGGCAAGATCATGCCAGGCGAAAACATTGTACTCGTGGTGACTGCGTCCTCACACCGGCAAGCCGCCTTCGACGGCGCCGGTTTCATCATGGATTTCCTCAAGACCTCGGCTCCCTTCTGGAAGAAGGAGCATCATGCCGATGGCAGCGCCGGCGGCTGGGTCAGCGCCAAGGATGCGGACGACACGGCCCGGGATCGCTGGTCGCAAAAGAACTGA